In Scylla paramamosain isolate STU-SP2022 chromosome 1, ASM3559412v1, whole genome shotgun sequence, one DNA window encodes the following:
- the LOC135110063 gene encoding importin-11-like, with the protein MSGGKELVLETLRRATSQEAEVLKPAEQQLQLWETEPGFYSTLVEIFSEYSLEVNVRWLAVLYFKNGVDRYWRKTAPKAILEEEKGRIRCGLLHNLREPVSQVATQLAVLIAKIARVDCPREWPELLPSLIEAVKSSDDIVRHRSLLTLHHVIKQLASKRLAADRRTFQELTNQMFLFLLELWRLQTETFLSAGGQDMERTVPSLELSHLTLKILRKLVIHGFKKPEESEDAIMFLKSIFEQVKVMLTFRKQNESNDHVKTISEKYIVLLTKVLRDMLEDYPFSYVQFIKPTLELAVFYVFTPNGDGLIFERFIVQCLNLIKAILLCPEYKPCKVVEDTKNPQTLEAFRIKSSFFTNTVLAGMCHKLISHHFLLTPEDLEVWDSDPEGFCMEVEGGESWKYSLRPCTEALFVALFHEYRSALTAVLMEMVQSSHNPVDPSDFMGILQKDAVYNAVGLAAFELFDDIDFDQWFTTFLINELKVKDSNYRIIRRRVIWLIGQWTRVKFSPEHRPTLYEACIHLLAAEEDFVVRLSAAMTLKHSVDDFEFDPEQFMPYLPTIFGLLFNLLKEAHECDTKMQVLHVMSFMIEVVGVGIQPHVAPLAQYLPGLWSESADHNMLRCAILTTLVHIVTGLMRESERLHEFLINIIRVSTDVGEDCHVYLLEDGLQLWLTTLENTAHPHDALLHLYENMMPLLELSTENLRLCLQITTAYTLLCPQQFLASYGTRLIETFQSMLTDLKNDGIILVLRAVEMILRVLPTEGATLLQPLLPGMMKVVAEGDKYPMVMSMYLSVVARLVLYAEPIFTWIVNQAATNENTTPEEMLEHITSVWSDKLALVSSEERRKLCALGLAYLCGSGWPPVMKVWPSAITAIVEVVYDVTMEDSTQDKLVINGGRMGSPEPYELETEHVLRRQAVAQRDPVHTTSLREFLGQQMKRLQESTSPAAIMTLAQDLEENCRKVLEEVTVQ; encoded by the exons ATCTTCTCTGAGTACAGCCTGGAGGTCAATGTGCGGTGGTTGGCAGTGCTTTACTTCAAGAATGGTGTTGATAGGTACTGGAGGAAGACTGCACCCAAGGCCATcttagaggaggaaaag GGCCGCATTAGATGTGGCCTCCTGCACAACCTAAGGGAGCCAGTGTCCCAGGTGGCCACCCAGTTGGCAGTCCTCATTGCCAAAATAGCTCGTGTAGACTGTCCCCGGGAGTGGCCAGagcttcttccttcactgattGAGGCTGTGAAGAGCAGTGATGACATTGTGCGGCACCGCTCACTGCTCACCTTGCACCATGTCATCAAGCAGCTGGCATCCAAGAGGCTTGCTGCTGACAGACGCACATTTCAG GAACTTACAAACCagatgtttttgttcttgttggaGCTGTGGCGCCTCCAGACAGAAACCTTTTTGTCTGCTGGTGGGCAGGACATGGAGAGGACTGTCCCCAGTCTGGAACTTTCACACTTGACCCTCAAGATTCTACGGAAGCTTGTAATTCATGGGTTCAAAAAGCCTGAGGAGAGTGAAGATGCTATTATGTTTTTGAAAAGCATATTTGAACAAGTGAAGGTAATGTTAACatttaggaaacaaaatgaaagtaaTGACCATGTCAAAACAATTTCAGAGAAATACATTGTACTTTTGACAAAGGTACTGAGGGACATGCTGGAAGACTACCCATTTTCCTATGTACAGTTCATTAAGCCCACTTTGGAACTGgcagtgttttatgtatttactcCAAATGGTGATGGACTTATTTTTGAAAGGTTCATAGTGCAGTGTTTGAATTTGATCAAAGCCATTCTGCTGTGTCCTGAATACAAACCTTGTAAAGTTGTGGAAGACACCAAGAACCCCCAGACTCTGGAAGCCTTCAGAATTAAGTCCAGCTTCTTCACTAACACAGTGCTGGCAGGGATGTGCCATAAGCTCATCTCACACCACTTCCTACTCACACCAGAAGACCTGGAAGTATGGGACTCGGATCCTGAGGGCTTCTgcatggaggtggagggtggcGAGTCATGGAAATACAGCCTCCGGCCCTGCACGGAGGCACTGTTTGTTGCACTGTTCCACGAGTACCGTAGTGCTCTTACCGCAGTGCTGATGGAGATGGTGCAGTCCTCTCATAATCCTGTTGACCCCAGTGACTTCATGGGCATTCTGCAGAAGGATGCCGTGTACAATGCTGTTGGTCTAGCAGCGTTTGAGCTCTTTGATGACATAGACTTTGACCAGTGGTTCACAACCTTCCTGATCAATGAACTCAAGGTCAAGGACTCCAACTATCGCATCATACGCAGGCGGGTCATCTGGCTTATTGGACAGTGGACGCGGGTCAAGTTCTCCCCAGAGCACCGGCCAACGCTGTATGAGGCGTGCATCCACCTGCTGGCCGCTGAGGAGGACTTTGTGGTGCGGCTTAGTGCGGCCATGACCCTCAAGCACTCGGTAGATGACTTTGAGTTTGATCCGGAACAATTCATGCCTTACCTGCCGACCATCTTTGGCCTCCTCTTCAACCTTCTTAAAGAAGCTCATGAATGTGACACAAAAATGCAG GTTCTGCATGTGATGTCCTTCATGATTGAGGTGGTGGGCGTGGGGATCCAGCCCCATGTTGCCCCCTTGGCTCAGTATCTGCCCGGCCTGTGGAGTGAGTCAGCTGATCATAACATGCTCAGGTGTGCCATTCTCACCACCTTGGTCCACATAGTCACTGGACTCATG CGAGAAAGTGAGCGACTACACGAGTTCTTGATCAACATTATCCGGGTGTCGACGGATGTCGGGGAAGATTGCCATGTGTATCTGCTGGAGGATGGACTGCAGCTGTGGCTCACCACACTTGAGAATACTGCTCATCCACATGATgctctccttcacctttatGAGAACATGATGCCACTATTGGAACTTTCCACTGAAAACCTGAGATTGTGTCTACAGATCACGACAGCATACACACTGCTCTGTCCTCAGCAGTTCCTTGCATC GTATGGCACACGCCTCATTGAAACCTTCCAATCCATGCTGACGGACCTCAAGAATGATGGAATAATTCTGGTGCTGCGGGCGGTGGAGATGATCTTGCGTGTGCTGCCCACAGAGGGAGCCACTCTTCTCCAGCCGCTGCTGccaggcatgatgaaggtggtggCTGAGGGGGACAAGTACCCCATGGTTATGTCCATGTACCTGTCGGTGGTGGCAAGACTTGTGCTGTATGCTGAGCCTATCTTCACTTGGATCGTTAACCAG GCTGCCACTAATGAGAACACCACTCCTGAGGAGATGTTGGAACACATCACCAGTGTGTGGTCTGACAAGTTGGCTTTAGTGTCTTCTGAGGAGCGACGCAAACTGTGTGCCCTTGGCCTAGCTTACCTGTGTGGCTCAGGGTGGCCACCTGTCATGAAGGTGTGGCCCTCGGCTATTACTGCCATTGTTGAGGTGGTGTATGATGTGACTATGGAAGACTCCACTCAAGATAAGCTG GTCATCAATGGCGGACGCATGGGGTCACCTGAGCCATATGAACTGGAGACAGAACATGTGCTACGGAGGCAAGCTGTGGCACAGCGTGATCCAGTGCACACTACGTCCCTCAGGGAATTTCTTGGCCAGCAGATGAAACGGCTGCAAGAGAGCACCAGTCCGGCTGCCATCATGACGCTGGCCCAGGACCTCGAAGAAAACTGCCGCAAGGTTCTGGAGGAGGTGACAGTGCAGTGA